One stretch of Streptomyces agglomeratus DNA includes these proteins:
- a CDS encoding MerR family transcriptional regulator produces the protein MTAQSHRTTKADRFDDDDFPAYTMGRAAEMIGTTPAFLRAIGEARLITPLRSEGGHRRYSRYQLRVAARARELVDQGTPIDAACRIVILEDQLEDALRMNEQLREQNI, from the coding sequence GTGACCGCGCAGTCCCATCGGACCACCAAGGCCGACCGCTTCGACGACGACGACTTCCCCGCCTACACCATGGGCCGGGCCGCCGAGATGATCGGCACCACCCCCGCGTTCCTGCGGGCCATCGGCGAGGCGCGGCTCATCACCCCGCTGCGCTCGGAGGGCGGCCACCGCCGTTACTCCCGTTACCAGCTGCGCGTGGCCGCCCGGGCCCGCGAACTGGTCGACCAGGGCACCCCGATCGACGCCGCCTGCCGGATCGTCATCCTCGAAGACCAGCTGGAAGACGCCCTGCGTATGAACGAGCAACTCCGCGAGCAAAATATCTGA